ACTGCGGGGCGTGCAACAAGTGCGCGGAACGCAAGCACGGGTTCCGCGACGCCGAGATGCCCGACCCCACGCGATACGCGAGCTGAAGCCCCGCGGTTCCGCTCTTACGAGCCGGGCGCCAGGAGACGATGGATGTTCAGGGTGACCAAAGAGATCCACTTCTGTTACGGGCACCGGCTGCTGAACTACGCCGGCAAGTGCCGGAACCTGCACGGGCACAACGGTAAGGCCGTCGTCACGGTGGAAACCGAGGCGCTCGATGCGCTCGGCATGGTGGTGGACTTCTCCGAGATCAAGCGCGTCATCGGGAAGTGGATCGACGACACCCTCGACCACCGGATGCTCCTGCACCGGGACGATCCGATCATCGCGGAACTGCTCCGGCAGGGCGAGCCGTTCGTGGAGTTGGACGCGAACCCGACCGCGGAGACCATCGCGCGCCTCATCTTCGACCGCGCCGTCGAGCACGGGCTGCCCGTCACGGAAGTGACACTGTGGGAGACCGAGAACTCGTTCGCGACGTACCGGCCCACGCCCGGTGTGCCCACCAAACCGGTTACGATGCGCGAAGTGGCCGGGAACCCGGTGCCGGTCCCCACGCGCGCGTAGGCCGGACGCGAACCCGTCGCCGCTATATCCTGTCTCAACGATCACAGTGACGCTGGGAGCGGTAGATATGGCCGATGCGACGCCTCTCGACGATTTGAAGCAGCTTGAAGGGCAAGCCCTCACACACCTTCAACAGTGCGGGGACGAGTCCGCACTTCGCGCCTGGAACACGCAGTATTTTGGCGACAAGGGCGTGGTGAAGGCCGCCATGTCCAACCTTGGCAAGATTCCGAAGGACCAGAAGCCGGCTTACGGAGCTGAACTGAACCGAATCAAGGCCGCAATTACCGCGGCTTACGAGGCGGCACTTGCGGACGCGAAGGAGAAGGCCCTTCAAGTCAGTTTGACGACGAACCCGCTCGACGTGACGCTCCCCGGGCGCGCACAGACCCGGGGGCGGTTGCACCCCGCGACGCAAATCCTCCAGCAAATTTACTCCATCTTCGCGGACCTCGGGTTCCAGGTGTACCGGACTCGTGAGGTCGAAACGGACGAGCTGAACTTCGAGTTCCTGAACATGCCCGCGCACCACCCGGCGCGCGACATGTGGGACACGTTCTTCACCACCACACCGGGTGTCGTGCTCCGCACGCACACGTCCCCGGGGCAGATCCACGTGATGCGCGAGGCCGCGGGCAAGCCCATCCGCGTGATCCTGCCCGGGATGTGTTACCGCAACGAGGCGATCAGCACCCGGAGCGAGATCCAGTTCTACCAAGTGGAAGGCTTGGTGGTCGGCGAGGGCGTGACGATGGCCGACCTGAAGGGCACGATCACCGCGTTCGCGCGTCGGATGTTCGGCCCGGAGCGGCAAGTCCGCATTCGCTCCAGTTACTTCCCGTTCACGGAACCGAGCATCGAAGTGGACATCGACTGGCCGCAGGACGACCCGAACCGCGACCGGCTCACGAAGGGCACCGGGTGGCTCGAAATCCTGGGCGCGGGTATGGTTCACCCGAACGTGCTGCGCGCCGGCGGGTACGACCCGGAGAAGGTGACGGGATTCGCGTTCGGCATGGGGCCGCAGCGGATGCTGATGCTCAAGCACGCCATTGACGATATTCGCCTCTTTTGGCAAAACGATCTGCGGTTCCTGAAGCAGTTTTGAGCGGCCGAATTCGCGGGTGGTCGATGCCGATCGTTTATCACTGCCCGCACTGTCGCCAGCCGGTCACCGTGCCCGACGCCGTGCTCGGGCAGGCGATTGGGTGCCCACACTGCCGCGGCGCGTTCCAGACGTTTCCGGCGCAAGCACCGACACCGGTCCCGTCCGCACAACAACCGCTCTCGCTCGACGACGAACCGGCCGATACCGGGAACGGGTTCGATCAACTGGATTCCCCGCGCCGGGGGCGCAACGGAAGCGCGTCGCGTTACCGTGCGCAAAAGAAGGGAACGCCGCTCCCGAACATCACGGCCACAATTGCTGCGGTGATCGGGAGCGCGCTCGTAATGGTTTACAACCAAGCGAATCGGCGCCCGGGTCAGGGCTTCGATATCAAGGAAGTGCTCATCTCCGCCGTCGTGGGCGGCATCAGTGCCGGGATCGGGTTCGGGATCGGCAAGCTCATCGAAGGCAACACGAACACTTATTCCAAACGCTCGCGGCGCGACGAGGACTGATGCCCGAACCCGTTCGCACTTCACGTCTTCCGCTTCACCGCATAACCGTACTGAATGGGCCAACTCGGTTCCTGGCTCAGCGCTTGCTGGGCTTTCAGCGCCCAGTACGGTTCGCGCAGCAGTTCGCGCGCGAGGAACACCAGATCGGCCGCGCCAGACGTGACGATCTCGTTCGCCTGGTGCGCGTCCGTAATCAGCCCCACGGCACCCGTCAGCAGACCGGTTTGGGCACGAACCGTGTCCGCGAACGGTACTTGGTAGCCCTTCCCGACCGGGATCTTCGCGTGCGGCACGAGCGCGCCACTCGAGCAGTCGATCAGATCGACGCCGAGTGGCTTGAGCGCCTTCGCGAGTTCCACCGATTGCGGCAAATCCCATCCGCCCTCGACCCAATCGGTCGCGGAGATGCGCACGAACAGCGGGACATCTTGTGGGAGCACCGCACGAACCGCGGTGGTCGTTTCGAGTACGAACCGCATCCGGTTCTCGAGGCTACCTCCGTACCGGTCCGTGCGGTGGTTCGATAACGGCGAGAGGAACTCGTGCATCAGGTAGCCGTGAGCCGAGTGGATCTCGATCACGCGGAAGCCGGCCTTTATTGCGCGCTGAGCCGCGACTCGAAATTGCTCGGTAATGGCGCGAATACCCGCTTCGTCCAGCGCGGTCGGCGCGCGGCTCCCTTCGGTGAACGGGATCGCACTCGGCGCAACGTGCTGCCACCCGCCGGCCTCGAGCGACAGTTGCTCCCCGCCCTCCCACGGCACGCCACAACTCGCCTTTCGCCCCGCGTGCGCGATCTGGATACCGGGCATCGCGCCCATTCGCGCGATGAACGCGGCCACGCGCGCGAGTGCGTCCGCGTGGGCGTCGCTCCAGATGCCGAGGTCGCCCGGCGTGATGCGCCCCTCGGGGGCGACCGCGGTCGCTTCCACGAACACGAGGCCCGTTCCGCCGGCCGCCCGGCTCCCGAGGTGAACGAGGTGCCAGTCGTCCGCCATGCCGTCGGCCGCGCAGTATTGGCACATCGGCGAAACGACGATGCGGTTGCGGAACGTGACCCCGCGGATCGTGAGCGGGGACAGGAGATCGGTGTCCGGCACGTTACGATCGTGGCTGACGCCCGACGGGCACCCCGCGTGCGAAGCTTCGCTCATAGTGAAATCGTGTGATGGGTCGGGCGAGAAAAAGGAACGACGGGAACCAGACGAACGGCCGAGGCACCCGAACGGACCGGGCGCTCAATCCGACGTTTCGGTCTTTTGTTCCGGGATCGGCTCCATCTTCGGCTTGGACTTGGTCTGTTTGGGCGGCTTGGCCACCGCGACCGAGGCGGCCTTCACCACCTTCACCGCGCGCGGGTCGGGCATCGCCGGGCTCGCCGTCACAGTTTCGCGGAGCTTTTTGCGCGCACGCGACAGGACCGCACCGATGGTGTTGACCGGCACATCGGTTTCCGTGCTGATCTCTTCGTAGGTGCGGCCTTCCAGGTAATAGAGCCGGACGATTTCTTTCTCCTGACCGGAGAGCCGCTTGAGTAGCTTCTCGACCTCTTCCAGGCTCTCCATTCCCTTTTGCGCGGCCGGCGCGTCATCGGGTTCCGCCTCCGTCAACCGCGACTCGCCCCGCTTGATCGCGTCCTTCACCTTCTGGCGCCGGGCCAGTTCGTGAACGCAGATGCGCCGGGCCACGACGGTGAGGTACGTCGCGAGGCTGGACTGCTTGCGGAACTCGCGGAGCACTTTGAAGTTGTTGGCGACGATCTGGAGCAACACTTCGGCGGCGATGTCCTCGACGTCCTCGGGGCCGACGCGGCTACTGCGCAAGTGCGCGGTGTACCCGATCGTGTGGTAGATGAGGCTGAGGAACCGGTCCACGAAGTCGTTCCACGACCCCGGGTCGCGGTTCAAACACCGTTTGAGCAGGTCGCGGTCCACCGCGGTGAACGGAGTATCGGCATCCACGGCCTAGCGCCTCGGTTGTTCGTCAGAGGGGCACGTCCAACAGTATAAAGCCTAGCCGGTGTTGGAACCTTTCACAACGGCCGGGTGCGAATCCGTCCACACCCCCATTTTACCCACTGCCAGTGCGACCGGCACAACCGGATTTCATTCGTCTTGGGATTCGGTGCGGGACCGGGCACAACGGAGCTTGTCGGGACCGAAGCCGCGAGCCAAAAGTAAGCCTCAACGGGTCGGAATTACCTTCCACACACGCTGGGTGCCATTAACTACACCTCGTGCATTCGCGCCATTCTGTATCAACAGGATAATCGTCTTAAAAGTACAAACCCCCGACCCCGGCAGACTTGAGCGCATCTTTGCAAAATCGCGTAACGGGTCGGGTGCTAGACCCTTGAGAGCGTTTCTGTCGGCTGGTAGGCTAAAATCCGTGTTTGTGTTCCGCTCTGATTAACCCCTTTGGCCGGCCCCAGAGGAACCTCAATGCGCACGACGCCCATCACGGCGGTATTCGGGTTGCTGCTCGTCGCGACGTTCGCAGCCGGGGGGAAAGAAATCTATTACGGGGGCGGCTCGCCAACCCCGATGCCGCTGGTGGCCGAAGGACCGGGTGACACGGCCGTCGAGCAGTTGATTAAAGACCTCGGGGCCGAGGACTGGCGCACCCGCGAACTGGCCGGGCGCGAACTGACCACGAAAGGCGAAAAGGCACTCCCGTACATGCGCCGCGCGCTTCTCGCGACCGAAAACCCCGAAGTCCAGC
The Gemmata palustris DNA segment above includes these coding regions:
- a CDS encoding 6-pyruvoyl trahydropterin synthase family protein, with protein sequence MFRVTKEIHFCYGHRLLNYAGKCRNLHGHNGKAVVTVETEALDALGMVVDFSEIKRVIGKWIDDTLDHRMLLHRDDPIIAELLRQGEPFVELDANPTAETIARLIFDRAVEHGLPVTEVTLWETENSFATYRPTPGVPTKPVTMREVAGNPVPVPTRA
- a CDS encoding phenylalanine--tRNA ligase subunit alpha, giving the protein MADATPLDDLKQLEGQALTHLQQCGDESALRAWNTQYFGDKGVVKAAMSNLGKIPKDQKPAYGAELNRIKAAITAAYEAALADAKEKALQVSLTTNPLDVTLPGRAQTRGRLHPATQILQQIYSIFADLGFQVYRTREVETDELNFEFLNMPAHHPARDMWDTFFTTTPGVVLRTHTSPGQIHVMREAAGKPIRVILPGMCYRNEAISTRSEIQFYQVEGLVVGEGVTMADLKGTITAFARRMFGPERQVRIRSSYFPFTEPSIEVDIDWPQDDPNRDRLTKGTGWLEILGAGMVHPNVLRAGGYDPEKVTGFAFGMGPQRMLMLKHAIDDIRLFWQNDLRFLKQF
- a CDS encoding NADH:flavin oxidoreductase/NADH oxidase produces the protein MSEASHAGCPSGVSHDRNVPDTDLLSPLTIRGVTFRNRIVVSPMCQYCAADGMADDWHLVHLGSRAAGGTGLVFVEATAVAPEGRITPGDLGIWSDAHADALARVAAFIARMGAMPGIQIAHAGRKASCGVPWEGGEQLSLEAGGWQHVAPSAIPFTEGSRAPTALDEAGIRAITEQFRVAAQRAIKAGFRVIEIHSAHGYLMHEFLSPLSNHRTDRYGGSLENRMRFVLETTTAVRAVLPQDVPLFVRISATDWVEGGWDLPQSVELAKALKPLGVDLIDCSSGALVPHAKIPVGKGYQVPFADTVRAQTGLLTGAVGLITDAHQANEIVTSGAADLVFLARELLREPYWALKAQQALSQEPSWPIQYGYAVKRKT
- a CDS encoding RNA polymerase sigma factor, with translation MDADTPFTAVDRDLLKRCLNRDPGSWNDFVDRFLSLIYHTIGYTAHLRSSRVGPEDVEDIAAEVLLQIVANNFKVLREFRKQSSLATYLTVVARRICVHELARRQKVKDAIKRGESRLTEAEPDDAPAAQKGMESLEEVEKLLKRLSGQEKEIVRLYYLEGRTYEEISTETDVPVNTIGAVLSRARKKLRETVTASPAMPDPRAVKVVKAASVAVAKPPKQTKSKPKMEPIPEQKTETSD